A window of Glycine soja cultivar W05 chromosome 2, ASM419377v2, whole genome shotgun sequence genomic DNA:
CGCCTCATCATAATCCTTCCTCCTCTTTAAAACCATGTGTCCACTAATTTCCCACACAGCAGGATTCACTTGGGTGTCAAGAAGCTCAGCATTCACTTCTCCAAGAGCTTGTTTCTCTGCATAACACTGTTCATCTATTTTGGTAAATACCCCACACAACTAATGAAAATGGATTATGCAAATTCATTTACTTCCAagaattagaatttaatttacCTGTGGTAACAGATACACTTGCTTTCCACAGTCAGAGATAAGAACATTGAAAGGTATGTTGTTGTTCTGAAGACATATACATGCATCTGAAACAACGTTTGATAGATCTTCCAGCATTTCGCCGCCCTCAAAGACAAAGCCTCTAACCGGATACTTCAACAGTTCAGATATCTTCACCCCACCATTTACACTTGCAATTCTCTTAGTGGGGGCCTTCTCAATTGGGAAGGGCAGAGCCAAATAATAAGCCTGCAAAATCACCAAATTGCAATCAGATTTGTAGAATTAAACAACGGAATCATCAACATGACCTATTAGTGGTATAATTCAGTATCCAGTACCTGGAAGTGAAGATGGTTGATAGTTGCAAAAGCACCCAAGCTGTTGTAACCCAATCGAAAATAAGGATTATCGGCTTCCACTGCCATCTGAAGTGCAAGGAGGAAGCTCTCACGGTCAATCCTTTGAGGCAAACACTCAAATATGCGCGGAATCAGCAAAACATGCCCATACTCAATAGGACTGACCTGTTAAGATAAATCAAGAAACAAATATCATCAGTCATCACATAAAACGCCTAATAATGAACCCACAAGAACAAAAGCTATTGTCTATACATTGATGGCAACAAAGCTGGGAGAATTGTCAACATCAACTGGAGCATTTGGAAAGAACTGGACTTGTCCATCCTCGCTAGCTTCAAATTGGAAGAGGACCTCTTCTTGCCCGACTTTGGTAAAGTTGAATTTGTTTTCATCAAAGGGTTGAAGGACCTTATCAACTCGGAACTCAGTTGGCCTCTTCTTGAGGTGACGACCCTCGTTAAGCTGGGCAACGAAACCATATTCACCAGGAATCACCTA
This region includes:
- the LOC114402435 gene encoding GDP-L-galactose phosphorylase 1-like, with the protein product MMLKIKRVPTVVSNFQKDDAADSPRPVGGCGRNCLKACCIPDAKLPLYGFKKANIGKDLALHACAGEPPLAFLDSLLLGEWEDRMQRGLFRYDVTACETKVIPGEYGFVAQLNEGRHLKKRPTEFRVDKVLQPFDENKFNFTKVGQEEVLFQFEASEDGQVQFFPNAPVDVDNSPSFVAINVSPIEYGHVLLIPRIFECLPQRIDRESFLLALQMAVEADNPYFRLGYNSLGAFATINHLHFQAYYLALPFPIEKAPTKRIASVNGGVKISELLKYPVRGFVFEGGEMLEDLSNVVSDACICLQNNNIPFNVLISDCGKQVYLLPQCYAEKQALGEVNAELLDTQVNPAVWEISGHMVLKRRKDYDEASEGNAWRLLAEVSLSQERFQEVNDLVFEAIGCGELEDVNVQSVKKEVDAVSTSEHPTVVVVAGSQECVVLQ